One Fontisphaera persica DNA window includes the following coding sequences:
- a CDS encoding efflux RND transporter periplasmic adaptor subunit, translating to MKCFSRGCAGAILALALAAVSCSPENRTGADSGSAGKGKSSGKGAGAPPVRQVSVAVAGVRPMERVVMVTGSLAALDRSTLAAKVPGRVVELPVDLGSVVRRGELVARVDPRDYELKVRQVEAAVMQARAALGLSPTGDDEVTRVEEVTQVRVAAAIFEEAARQFARIQSLVKQNVASQAEYDKTQAEFNVASNRLMAAKEEARINQAALAQRKAELEIARQQLEDTRLLAPFDGVVEARQASLGEYLGAGAPVVTLVRTELLRLKLEVPEREATRIQLGQPVRFRVEGSTNVHQTTITRLSPSITEMNRMLMVEADVRGGGVLRPGAFVRAEVVVDANEPGLAVPAEALVVFAGLEKVVTVQEGKARERVVVTGRRGRDWVEILDGLRAGEPVVLRPGNLRTGDPVQTNAAPAGVAPRS from the coding sequence ATGAAGTGTTTCAGCCGTGGTTGCGCCGGGGCCATTCTCGCACTGGCCCTGGCAGCCGTGTCGTGCAGCCCCGAGAACCGCACGGGGGCGGATAGCGGCAGTGCGGGAAAAGGAAAGTCCAGCGGCAAGGGCGCTGGTGCCCCGCCGGTCCGGCAGGTTTCGGTGGCGGTGGCCGGGGTGCGCCCCATGGAGCGGGTGGTGATGGTAACGGGGAGTCTGGCGGCACTGGACCGTTCCACGCTGGCGGCCAAGGTGCCGGGGCGCGTGGTGGAATTACCGGTGGATTTGGGCAGCGTGGTGCGGCGGGGAGAACTGGTGGCGCGAGTGGACCCCCGGGATTATGAACTGAAGGTGCGGCAGGTGGAGGCGGCGGTGATGCAGGCGCGGGCCGCGCTGGGGTTGTCCCCCACGGGCGATGATGAAGTGACGCGGGTGGAGGAGGTTACGCAGGTGCGGGTGGCGGCAGCCATTTTTGAGGAGGCGGCGCGGCAATTTGCACGCATTCAATCTTTGGTGAAACAAAACGTGGCTTCGCAGGCGGAATACGACAAAACGCAGGCCGAGTTTAATGTGGCCTCCAACCGCCTGATGGCGGCCAAGGAGGAGGCGCGCATCAATCAGGCGGCGCTGGCGCAGCGCAAGGCGGAGCTGGAGATTGCCCGCCAACAGTTGGAGGACACCCGGCTGCTGGCGCCGTTCGACGGCGTGGTGGAGGCGCGGCAGGCGAGTTTGGGAGAGTATTTGGGCGCCGGCGCGCCGGTGGTCACGCTGGTGCGCACGGAGCTGCTGCGGTTGAAATTGGAGGTGCCGGAGCGGGAGGCCACGCGCATCCAGCTCGGACAGCCAGTGCGCTTCCGGGTGGAGGGCAGCACGAATGTGCATCAAACCACCATCACGCGGTTGAGTCCTTCCATTACGGAAATGAATCGGATGCTGATGGTGGAGGCGGATGTGCGCGGCGGGGGGGTGCTGCGGCCGGGGGCTTTTGTGCGCGCCGAAGTGGTGGTGGATGCCAACGAGCCGGGGCTGGCGGTGCCGGCGGAGGCGCTGGTGGTATTTGCGGGTTTGGAAAAAGTGGTGACGGTACAGGAGGGCAAGGCGCGGGAGCGGGTGGTGGTCACGGGCAGACGGGGGCGGGACTGGGTGGAAATCCTGGACGGCTTGCGGGCGGGGGAACCGGTGGTGCTGCGACCGGGTAATTTGCGCACGGGCGATCCCGTGCAAACGAACGCTGCGCCGGCGGGGGTGGCGCCTCGCAGTTAA
- a CDS encoding efflux RND transporter permease subunit has protein sequence MQKLAEICIRRPVFASMIILSLFVVGVAGYLHLGVDRFPAVDLPTVRVSTRLVGASPVEMETQVSQPLEEAINTIEGIKELRSISGLGQSFIIVTFDLSRDIDAAAQDVRDRVSRVVRNLPRDIYPPVVTKADNDLSPVLTMALTGDRSQRELTELADKIVKKQIERSLGVGEVNVIGGLERSINIWVDADRLAAYRIPITAVRQAVERQNANIPGGLVTTAVRESTLRTMGRLTDPKAFNDLVVATRNGSPIRVRDIGWAEDGTKEQRTLARLNGVPTVTLEVMRQTGANTVAVIEGVKERLREVQALLPGDVRVEIIRDQSRYIFAALHEIQRHLVVGSILASLVVLLFMRNWRATVIAAIAIPASVVATFGMMKALNFTLNSVTMLALVLMVGIVIDDAIVVLENIFRFVEEKKLPPFDAAREATREIGLAVMATTFSLVVIFVPVSFMSSISGRFLYQFGLTAAVAVLVSLLVAFTLTPTMSARLLRAQGGGGGEGPKSRRGFYGWLDRHYTALLQWALRHRVLTVVLATCVVASSLPIYKMVRQEYIPTNVDEGEFDVSLLAPEGTSFPAMVKVAEQAEGLLRQVPGIRLVLTSVGGGGFGGVNSARFYVRLAPHEERVFSFKRLLQWPPWRAWQGNYSQREVMQQVRRALRQMQDVRISVRNPQTFSIGGPNFDIDFALLGPDLDVLAEYSERLRLKAPDLGLLDADTTLKLDKPELRVEIDRDRAARLGVDTEHIAEALRIMVGGDERVSRFHDETINEDYDVQVRLSEADRTNATTIARLFVPDAQGRLVRLDNVVRLEAFATVSRVDRLDRQRQVSLRAQVAPGYAQADRIAALREEVAKMNLPPGYSTRVSGRARELETTFQEFIWAFTLSVILMYIILASQFENVLHPFTILLSLPLSVPFALLSLWATDQTINLYSALGILVLFGVVKKNAILQIDHMNQLRATGMERAAAILQANRDRLRPILMTTFTLVAGMVPMVLGSGPGAEERRATGVVVIGGQALCLLLTLVVTPVVYSWLDDLGQWLRRRLTGGG, from the coding sequence ATGCAAAAGCTGGCCGAAATCTGCATCCGGCGTCCGGTCTTCGCCTCGATGATCATCCTTTCCCTGTTTGTGGTGGGGGTGGCGGGGTATTTGCATCTGGGGGTGGACCGTTTTCCCGCAGTGGATTTGCCCACGGTGCGAGTAAGCACGCGGCTGGTGGGGGCCTCCCCGGTGGAGATGGAAACGCAGGTGTCGCAGCCGCTGGAGGAGGCCATCAACACCATTGAAGGCATCAAGGAATTGCGGTCCATCAGCGGGCTGGGGCAGTCGTTCATCATTGTAACGTTTGATTTGTCGCGGGACATTGACGCGGCGGCGCAGGACGTGCGGGACCGGGTATCGCGGGTGGTGCGCAATCTGCCGCGCGACATCTATCCACCGGTGGTGACGAAGGCCGACAATGATCTTTCGCCGGTGTTGACGATGGCGTTGACCGGAGATCGCTCCCAGCGCGAGCTGACGGAGCTGGCGGACAAAATCGTGAAGAAGCAGATTGAGCGTTCGCTGGGGGTGGGGGAGGTCAACGTGATTGGGGGCTTGGAGCGGAGCATCAACATCTGGGTGGATGCCGACCGGCTGGCGGCCTATCGGATACCCATCACGGCGGTGCGCCAGGCGGTGGAGCGGCAGAACGCCAACATTCCCGGCGGGCTGGTCACCACGGCGGTGCGGGAGTCCACCCTGCGCACGATGGGGCGGTTGACGGATCCCAAAGCCTTTAATGATTTGGTGGTGGCCACGCGCAACGGCTCCCCCATCCGCGTGCGCGACATTGGCTGGGCTGAGGACGGCACCAAGGAGCAGCGGACCCTGGCGCGGCTGAATGGCGTGCCGACGGTGACGCTGGAGGTGATGCGCCAGACTGGGGCCAACACCGTGGCGGTGATTGAAGGGGTCAAGGAGCGTTTGCGGGAAGTGCAGGCCTTGTTGCCGGGGGATGTGCGGGTGGAGATTATTCGGGACCAATCGCGTTATATTTTCGCCGCGCTGCACGAAATCCAGCGGCATCTGGTGGTGGGTAGCATTCTGGCCAGTCTGGTGGTGCTGTTGTTCATGCGCAACTGGCGGGCGACGGTGATTGCGGCGATTGCCATACCGGCCTCGGTGGTGGCCACCTTTGGCATGATGAAGGCGCTCAATTTCACCCTCAACAGCGTGACGATGCTGGCGTTGGTGCTGATGGTGGGCATTGTGATTGATGACGCCATTGTGGTGCTGGAAAACATCTTCCGTTTTGTGGAGGAAAAGAAGCTGCCTCCTTTTGATGCGGCCCGCGAGGCGACGCGGGAAATCGGGCTGGCGGTGATGGCGACGACCTTCAGCCTGGTGGTGATTTTTGTGCCGGTTTCCTTCATGTCGAGCATTTCCGGGCGGTTTCTTTATCAATTTGGCCTGACCGCCGCGGTGGCGGTGCTGGTGAGTTTGCTGGTGGCGTTCACGTTGACGCCCACCATGAGCGCGCGGTTATTGCGTGCCCAGGGCGGGGGAGGGGGGGAGGGGCCGAAGTCGCGCCGGGGATTCTACGGCTGGCTGGACCGGCATTACACCGCGCTGTTGCAATGGGCGTTGCGGCACCGGGTGCTGACGGTGGTGCTGGCCACGTGCGTGGTGGCGTCGTCGCTGCCGATTTATAAGATGGTGCGGCAGGAATACATTCCCACCAATGTGGACGAGGGGGAGTTTGATGTCAGCCTGCTGGCGCCGGAGGGGACGAGTTTCCCGGCGATGGTGAAAGTGGCCGAGCAGGCGGAAGGTTTGCTGCGTCAGGTGCCGGGCATTCGCCTGGTGCTGACGAGCGTGGGCGGCGGTGGTTTCGGGGGCGTGAACAGCGCGCGGTTTTATGTGCGGCTGGCCCCGCATGAGGAACGGGTGTTCAGCTTCAAGCGGCTGCTGCAATGGCCGCCGTGGCGCGCCTGGCAGGGCAATTATTCGCAGCGGGAGGTCATGCAGCAGGTGCGCCGGGCGCTGCGCCAGATGCAGGATGTCCGGATTTCCGTGCGCAATCCTCAGACCTTCAGCATCGGCGGCCCCAATTTTGACATAGATTTTGCCCTGTTGGGGCCGGACTTGGATGTGCTGGCGGAGTATTCGGAGCGCCTGCGGCTCAAGGCGCCTGACCTGGGCCTGCTGGACGCGGATACGACGCTCAAGCTGGACAAGCCCGAGCTGCGGGTGGAGATTGACCGCGACCGTGCGGCCCGGCTGGGGGTGGATACGGAGCACATTGCCGAGGCGTTGCGCATCATGGTGGGCGGCGATGAACGGGTTTCCCGTTTTCACGATGAGACCATCAATGAAGACTACGATGTGCAGGTGCGCCTGAGCGAGGCCGATCGCACCAATGCCACCACCATTGCGCGGCTGTTTGTGCCCGATGCCCAGGGCCGGCTGGTGCGGCTGGACAACGTGGTGCGCTTGGAGGCCTTTGCCACGGTGTCGCGGGTGGACCGGCTGGACCGGCAGCGGCAGGTCAGTCTGCGCGCGCAAGTGGCGCCCGGGTACGCGCAGGCCGACCGCATTGCGGCGCTGCGCGAGGAGGTGGCGAAAATGAATCTGCCGCCGGGTTACAGCACGCGGGTCTCCGGCCGGGCGCGGGAATTGGAAACCACCTTCCAAGAGTTTATTTGGGCGTTCACCCTGTCGGTTATTTTGATGTACATCATCCTGGCCTCCCAGTTTGAGAATGTGTTGCATCCCTTTACCATTTTGCTTTCGCTGCCGCTCTCCGTGCCTTTTGCCCTGCTGTCTTTGTGGGCCACCGACCAAACCATCAACCTGTATTCCGCGCTGGGGATTTTGGTCTTGTTCGGCGTGGTCAAGAAGAATGCCATTTTGCAAATTGACCATATGAATCAGTTGCGCGCCACGGGCATGGAGCGGGCGGCGGCGATTTTGCAGGCCAATCGAGACCGGTTGCGTCCCATCCTCATGACCACCTTCACGCTGGTGGCGGGCATGGTTCCGATGGTATTGGGATCGGGACCGGGGGCGGAGGAGCGGCGGGCCACCGGCGTGGTGGTGATTGGCGGGCAGGCGTTGTGCCTGTTGTTGACCCTGGTGGTGACCCCGGTGGTTTATTCGTGGCTGGATGATTTGGGCCAGTGGCTGCGGCGGCGGTTGACCGGCGGCGGCTGA
- a CDS encoding response regulator yields the protein MRILLAGTTWPAEMVAANSDTLPGGPWTVIPAPDAATAQAAVQKEGEIFDAVVAEMALPGGDGLQLLETVQKTQPRTLRFLSADLAQRRTLAKSVTAMHQLLPHPCPPEVLKTALVRALTLRQWMPGERLPEILARLHKLPSPPEIYFRVVRELQSPDSTLDAVGELIAKDPSMSAKLLRVANSAAFGLQYQVNTPLEALQVLGTETTRSLLLLAHSFSYFENINSRDFSVDRLWRHSLAVGRLAEALARAERVEARGVSESFTAGLLHDLGKLVLAANLPEDYSRAMRLAREQGLSGCAAEQEVIGASHAEVGAALLGVWGLPLDIVEAVILHHAPGWLLDRAFCPLSAVAAANWLCHELEASGEGAAAVTEATQKALEAAGWKERLPEWRQLAREVLPQV from the coding sequence ATGCGCATACTCTTGGCAGGCACAACCTGGCCGGCGGAAATGGTGGCGGCTAATTCGGATACTTTGCCTGGCGGGCCTTGGACGGTGATTCCCGCGCCGGATGCCGCGACGGCGCAAGCTGCGGTGCAAAAGGAGGGGGAAATCTTTGACGCCGTGGTGGCCGAGATGGCCCTGCCGGGCGGCGATGGCCTGCAGTTGCTCGAAACGGTGCAAAAGACCCAGCCGCGCACGCTGCGTTTTTTGTCCGCCGACCTGGCGCAGCGGCGCACCCTGGCCAAGAGTGTGACCGCCATGCACCAGTTGCTGCCGCATCCGTGTCCGCCCGAGGTGCTGAAAACGGCGCTGGTCCGGGCGCTGACGCTGCGCCAATGGATGCCCGGCGAGCGCCTGCCGGAGATTCTCGCGCGGCTGCACAAGCTGCCCAGCCCGCCGGAAATCTATTTCCGCGTGGTGCGCGAGCTGCAATCGCCGGACAGCACGTTGGATGCGGTAGGCGAGCTGATTGCCAAGGACCCTTCCATGAGCGCCAAGCTGCTGCGGGTGGCCAATTCGGCGGCGTTTGGCCTGCAATATCAGGTCAACACGCCCCTCGAGGCCTTGCAAGTGCTGGGCACGGAAACTACGCGGTCCCTGCTTTTGCTCGCCCATAGTTTTTCTTATTTTGAAAACATCAACAGCCGGGACTTCTCGGTGGACCGGCTCTGGCGGCACTCGTTGGCGGTGGGTCGGCTGGCCGAGGCGCTGGCTCGCGCGGAGCGGGTGGAGGCCAGGGGGGTGAGCGAATCCTTCACAGCCGGCCTGTTGCATGATTTGGGCAAACTGGTGCTGGCGGCCAACCTGCCGGAAGATTACAGCCGGGCCATGCGCCTGGCCCGCGAGCAGGGGCTTTCGGGTTGCGCGGCGGAGCAGGAGGTGATTGGCGCCTCCCATGCCGAGGTGGGGGCGGCCTTGCTGGGCGTGTGGGGGTTGCCGCTGGACATTGTGGAGGCAGTGATTCTGCATCACGCGCCCGGCTGGCTCCTGGACCGCGCCTTTTGCCCGCTATCGGCCGTGGCGGCGGCCAACTGGTTGTGCCACGAGCTTGAGGCCAGCGGCGAGGGAGCGGCGGCCGTAACCGAAGCCACCCAGAAAGCCCTGGAGGCGGCGGGATGGAAGGAGCGTCTGCCAGAATGGCGGCAACTGGCCCGGGAAGTGCTGCCCCAGGTCTAA
- a CDS encoding response regulator gives MTAPCHQVLIVDDDLVLLELMGMILEQLAGGRWKVHTASQAQAALDFLQRHPMDLLVVDVCMPGAGGLALIREAHERYPHLLIAAISGDAPPGREEASLREGAALFLEKPRSGDGWQAIQAMLEERLRLAEETAPPRH, from the coding sequence ATGACTGCTCCGTGTCATCAGGTGTTGATTGTGGATGACGACCTGGTGCTGCTGGAACTCATGGGGATGATTCTGGAGCAGTTGGCGGGCGGCCGCTGGAAAGTGCACACGGCTTCACAAGCGCAGGCGGCGCTCGACTTCTTGCAACGCCATCCCATGGATTTGTTGGTGGTGGATGTCTGCATGCCGGGGGCGGGGGGGCTGGCTCTCATCCGGGAGGCTCATGAGCGTTACCCCCATCTACTGATTGCGGCCATCAGCGGCGATGCCCCTCCCGGGCGCGAAGAGGCCTCCCTGCGGGAGGGGGCCGCCTTGTTTCTGGAGAAGCCGCGTTCTGGTGATGGCTGGCAGGCCATTCAAGCCATGCTGGAGGAGCGGCTGCGGCTGGCGGAGGAAACCGCCCCGCCCCGGCATTGA
- a CDS encoding patatin-like phospholipase family protein: protein MKNSLVVLNPSKPYSHPSPRRADAMAIAVLLGCLLMAVGTGCATYRPRNAPPQSEEAFIRMPGFQEDVRTWGDVESESFRRSIAQAFAGDADLQSTNAAQAEPFQVDILAISGGAANGAYGAGFLTGWSQTGKRPRFKIVTGISTGALMAPFAFLGQEYDGLMSALYTNVTTKQIFLLRLFDLLGMFTRDHVADTRPLRQMVYNYYDEYLIERVAYEHRRGRRLLVGTTALDAQRPVIWDLGAIAASGHTNRSTLFREVLLASAAIPVAFPPVYLAVEANGRQYDEMHVDGGLINQVFIYDAVWDALKVMTNNLQRPVNVRLFVIRNNHLTADWQEVPARLVPIAKRSLATIVKSNSYGDLFRLYTRTREHGAQFYLTAIPNDHRLERKEEFDREAMRALYQLGYAEASQPDGFPWLDRFDGPPGGMEVYRPTPSQTTPPQPVTRPRTSSPTKRR from the coding sequence ATGAAGAATTCACTCGTGGTGCTGAATCCCTCCAAACCATACTCCCATCCCAGCCCCAGGCGTGCTGATGCAATGGCCATTGCAGTGCTGCTGGGATGCCTGCTGATGGCTGTCGGCACCGGTTGCGCCACCTACCGCCCGCGCAACGCGCCTCCCCAGTCGGAGGAAGCCTTCATTCGCATGCCAGGTTTCCAGGAGGACGTACGCACCTGGGGCGATGTTGAGAGCGAGAGTTTCCGCCGCAGCATCGCGCAAGCCTTTGCGGGCGACGCTGATTTGCAATCCACCAACGCCGCCCAAGCCGAGCCTTTCCAAGTGGACATCCTGGCCATTTCCGGCGGCGCGGCTAATGGCGCTTATGGCGCGGGTTTTCTCACCGGCTGGAGCCAGACAGGCAAACGGCCGCGCTTCAAAATTGTAACCGGCATCAGCACCGGAGCGTTGATGGCACCCTTCGCCTTTTTGGGGCAGGAATATGATGGTTTGATGTCGGCGCTCTATACCAATGTCACCACCAAACAGATTTTCCTGCTGCGCCTGTTTGATTTATTGGGGATGTTCACCCGGGACCACGTAGCCGATACACGCCCCCTGCGGCAAATGGTGTACAATTATTATGACGAATACCTTATTGAGCGGGTGGCTTATGAACACCGCCGTGGCCGAAGGCTCTTGGTCGGCACCACCGCCCTCGACGCCCAGCGGCCGGTGATTTGGGACTTGGGTGCCATCGCCGCCAGCGGCCATACCAATCGCTCCACCCTCTTCCGCGAAGTGCTCCTGGCTTCAGCGGCCATTCCAGTAGCCTTTCCCCCCGTCTATTTGGCCGTAGAGGCCAATGGACGGCAGTATGACGAAATGCACGTGGACGGTGGCCTGATTAATCAGGTGTTCATCTATGACGCCGTCTGGGACGCTCTGAAGGTGATGACCAACAACCTCCAGCGCCCCGTCAACGTGCGCCTGTTTGTCATCCGTAATAATCATCTCACCGCCGACTGGCAGGAAGTGCCGGCGCGCCTGGTGCCGATTGCCAAACGCTCCCTGGCCACCATCGTTAAAAGCAACAGTTACGGGGATTTATTCCGCCTTTACACCCGCACCCGCGAACACGGCGCCCAATTTTACCTCACTGCCATCCCTAATGACCACCGCTTGGAGCGCAAAGAGGAGTTTGACCGGGAAGCCATGCGCGCCCTTTACCAGCTTGGCTATGCCGAAGCCAGCCAGCCGGACGGATTCCCTTGGCTGGACCGGTTTGACGGCCCGCCCGGAGGCATGGAAGTGTACCGTCCCACCCCCTCCCAAACCACACCTCCCCAACCGGTTACGAGGCCTCGGACATCTTCACCCACCAAGCGGCGCTAA
- a CDS encoding glycoside hydrolase family 71/99-like protein, with amino-acid sequence MGAWLCYGGVGAAAPAPDWGTPEMSREEIIERTMIPFRGVSNKGADPKTMTGKILCGYQGWFAAEGDGAGRGFYHWQGRRGFQPGSCTIDMWPDMSEMEADERYPTAFRHADGRVAEVFSSFNRKTVLRHFSWMKQYGLDGVFVQRFAVEVFNPRGLRHFNVVLNHCREGANLHGRTYAVMYDLSGMRTGQMARVMEDWRLLVTRMRITQDPAYLHHRGKPVVAVWGLGFNDGRRYTLAEGMELVRFLKADPVAGQCTVLLGVPTGWRTLDQDCVNDAFMHELIKAGDIVSPWTVGRYADLPGVQRHAARRWQPDLEWCKANGKDYLPVVFPGFSWHNMRTNAPLNQIPRLGGRFLWAQYVELKRMGATMAYQAMFDEVDEGTAIFKVTNDPPVGASPFVTYEGLPSDFYLRLVGAAGRMLRGEMPLSETLPIKP; translated from the coding sequence ATGGGCGCGTGGCTGTGTTATGGCGGGGTGGGAGCGGCTGCCCCGGCGCCGGACTGGGGCACGCCGGAGATGAGCCGGGAGGAAATCATTGAGCGCACCATGATTCCCTTTCGTGGGGTCTCCAACAAGGGAGCGGACCCCAAAACCATGACCGGCAAGATTTTGTGTGGCTATCAGGGATGGTTTGCCGCAGAGGGCGATGGGGCCGGACGGGGGTTTTATCACTGGCAGGGACGGCGCGGTTTTCAGCCGGGCAGTTGCACCATTGATATGTGGCCGGACATGAGCGAAATGGAGGCGGATGAGCGGTATCCCACGGCATTCCGGCATGCCGACGGGCGGGTGGCGGAAGTGTTCAGCTCGTTCAACCGCAAGACGGTTTTGCGCCATTTTAGCTGGATGAAACAATACGGACTGGATGGCGTTTTTGTGCAGCGATTTGCGGTGGAAGTGTTTAATCCGCGCGGTCTGCGCCATTTCAACGTGGTGTTGAATCATTGCCGGGAGGGGGCAAACCTGCACGGGCGCACTTATGCGGTCATGTATGATTTGTCCGGCATGCGCACCGGGCAAATGGCGCGGGTGATGGAGGACTGGCGGCTTTTGGTAACGCGGATGCGCATTACGCAGGACCCCGCTTATTTGCATCATCGGGGCAAGCCGGTGGTGGCGGTGTGGGGCCTGGGTTTTAATGATGGCCGCCGCTACACGCTGGCCGAAGGCATGGAATTGGTGCGGTTTCTCAAGGCTGACCCGGTGGCGGGCCAATGTACGGTGTTGTTGGGGGTGCCCACGGGCTGGCGTACGCTCGACCAGGATTGTGTGAATGATGCTTTCATGCATGAACTCATCAAGGCCGGAGACATCGTCAGCCCCTGGACGGTGGGCCGTTATGCGGACCTGCCGGGCGTCCAACGCCACGCGGCGCGCCGCTGGCAGCCGGATTTGGAGTGGTGCAAGGCGAATGGCAAAGATTATCTGCCGGTGGTGTTTCCCGGCTTTAGCTGGCACAACATGCGCACCAATGCGCCCCTGAATCAAATCCCCCGATTGGGCGGGCGTTTTCTCTGGGCCCAATATGTGGAGCTGAAGCGCATGGGCGCCACCATGGCCTACCAGGCCATGTTTGATGAAGTGGACGAGGGCACGGCCATCTTCAAGGTGACCAATGACCCGCCGGTGGGGGCCTCGCCTTTTGTGACCTACGAGGGGCTGCCCAGCGATTTTTACCTGCGCCTGGTGGGTGCGGCGGGACGGATGTTGCGGGGGGAAATGCCCCTCAGCGAAACCCTGCCCATCAAACCGTGA
- the sucC gene encoding ADP-forming succinate--CoA ligase subunit beta: protein MNIHEYQAKQLLAQFGVAVPPGEPCKSPEQVRAAAQKLLDAGYRAVVVKSQIHAGGRGKGVFKSGLQGGVKVVSSAEEAFERAQAMLGNTLVTKQTGPEGRVVHTLLVEGAAKIKKEFYLAALLDRAQSKPIIMASTEGGMDIEEVAARTPEKIIKETIDPMVGMMPYQGRKVAVALGLKGDLIGAGAKLFTSLYRAFWSLDASLVEINPLCVVETPEGKDALVCVDAKIGFDDNALYRHENVAAMRDFAEESPLETEASRYNLNYIKLDGNIACMVNGAGLAMATMDIIQHYGGMPANFLDVGGGASKEQVMAAFKIILSDPNVKAILINIFGGIMDCNTIAEGVIGAVRETGLRLPLVVRLEGNNADLGRKKLAESGLSLIPATSMADAAQKVVGCLKN, encoded by the coding sequence ATGAACATACACGAATACCAAGCCAAACAATTGCTCGCCCAATTCGGGGTGGCCGTGCCACCAGGTGAGCCCTGTAAAAGCCCTGAACAGGTCCGCGCGGCCGCCCAAAAATTGTTGGACGCCGGTTACCGCGCCGTGGTGGTCAAGTCACAAATTCACGCCGGGGGGCGCGGCAAGGGGGTGTTCAAAAGCGGTTTGCAGGGCGGGGTAAAAGTGGTCAGCAGCGCGGAGGAGGCCTTTGAGCGCGCACAGGCCATGCTGGGCAACACGCTGGTTACCAAACAGACCGGGCCGGAGGGGCGGGTGGTACATACGTTGCTGGTGGAGGGTGCCGCCAAAATCAAAAAGGAATTCTACCTGGCTGCCCTGCTGGACCGCGCCCAAAGCAAGCCCATTATCATGGCTTCCACCGAAGGCGGCATGGACATCGAAGAAGTCGCGGCCAGGACGCCGGAAAAAATCATCAAGGAAACCATTGACCCCATGGTGGGCATGATGCCTTACCAGGGCCGCAAAGTGGCGGTGGCGCTGGGATTGAAGGGCGATTTGATTGGCGCCGGGGCCAAGTTGTTCACCAGCCTGTACCGCGCCTTTTGGAGCCTGGACGCCTCGCTGGTGGAGATTAATCCTCTGTGCGTGGTGGAGACGCCGGAGGGCAAGGACGCGCTGGTGTGCGTGGATGCCAAAATTGGGTTTGACGATAACGCGCTCTATCGCCATGAGAATGTGGCGGCGATGCGGGATTTTGCCGAGGAGTCGCCGTTGGAGACGGAGGCCAGCCGGTACAACCTGAATTACATCAAGCTCGATGGCAACATTGCCTGCATGGTCAATGGCGCCGGGCTGGCCATGGCCACCATGGACATTATCCAGCATTACGGCGGCATGCCCGCGAACTTTCTGGATGTGGGCGGTGGTGCCAGCAAGGAGCAGGTCATGGCGGCCTTCAAAATCATTCTCAGCGACCCCAATGTGAAGGCCATCCTCATCAACATTTTTGGCGGCATCATGGATTGCAATACCATTGCCGAAGGCGTCATTGGCGCGGTGCGGGAAACCGGGCTGCGCCTGCCGCTGGTGGTGCGGCTGGAGGGCAACAATGCCGATTTAGGCCGCAAGAAACTCGCCGAATCCGGCTTGTCTTTGATTCCGGCCACTTCCATGGCCGATGCCGCCCAGAAGGTGGTGGGCTGCTTGAAGAACTGA
- the sucD gene encoding succinate--CoA ligase subunit alpha, translated as MAILIQPDTKIIIQGITGSFGARHAQLSLDYGTQVVAGVTPGKGGQLFANQVPIFDTVAEASRATGAKVSAIFVPPAFAADAILEAVDAGLELVVCITEGIPINDMVKVKAAMQGKPTRLIGPNCPGIVTPGPGKDSHGGCRIGIAPGYIHKRGHIGVVSRSGTLTYEAVWQLTCRGVGQSTCVGIGGDPVNGTSHLDIIKMFNEDPDTHGIIMIGEIGGSAEEEAAAWIKQHCKKPVAGFIAGATAPPGRRMGHAGAIISGGKGTAAAKIAAFKEAGIGVAPTPSEMAETLLKMM; from the coding sequence ATGGCCATTTTAATTCAACCTGACACGAAGATTATCATTCAAGGCATTACCGGCAGTTTTGGCGCCCGGCATGCCCAACTTTCCCTTGATTACGGCACGCAGGTGGTGGCGGGCGTGACCCCTGGTAAAGGGGGCCAGCTATTTGCCAATCAGGTGCCGATTTTTGACACGGTGGCCGAGGCTTCGCGGGCTACGGGCGCGAAGGTTTCGGCCATTTTTGTGCCGCCTGCCTTTGCGGCCGATGCCATTCTGGAGGCGGTGGATGCCGGCTTGGAGCTGGTGGTCTGCATCACCGAGGGTATTCCCATCAACGACATGGTCAAGGTGAAGGCCGCCATGCAGGGCAAGCCCACCCGGCTGATTGGGCCGAACTGCCCGGGCATTGTCACACCGGGGCCGGGCAAGGACTCCCACGGTGGCTGCCGCATCGGGATTGCGCCCGGTTACATTCACAAGCGCGGTCACATTGGGGTGGTTTCCCGCAGTGGCACCCTGACCTACGAGGCGGTGTGGCAATTGACCTGCCGGGGTGTGGGCCAATCCACCTGTGTGGGCATTGGTGGCGATCCGGTCAATGGCACGTCGCATTTGGACATCATCAAAATGTTCAACGAGGACCCGGACACCCACGGCATCATCATGATTGGCGAGATTGGGGGCAGCGCTGAAGAAGAGGCGGCGGCGTGGATCAAGCAGCATTGCAAGAAGCCCGTGGCCGGATTTATCGCCGGGGCCACGGCGCCGCCGGGACGCCGGATGGGCCATGCCGGGGCCATTATCAGCGGCGGGAAGGGTACGGCGGCCGCCAAGATTGCCGCCTTCAAGGAAGCGGGCATCGGGGTGGCGCCCACACCGTCGGAGATGGCCGAAACGTTGCTCAAAATGATGTAG